Proteins from one Clupea harengus chromosome 17, Ch_v2.0.2, whole genome shotgun sequence genomic window:
- the LOC105905221 gene encoding gastrula zinc finger protein xFG20-1-like has protein sequence MIHKCAVAGCPNKSDTIIHYTLPEELNRRRQWTQFVERGGKEENVSVSSRICGSHFAEDNFTKLDLGFTTRLILNVNAIPTIYPEELVEQQNKSDHLPLRESYINGTENISLQFLKEEPFEDDMTGEPVEDYMTGEPVEDEMSDESFNVVKVEPHDENGYVDSSFEQTSEDSMLSGDPGITTEPFQQHDDRKPFHCVYCGEGFLNKGVLKQHELKHKTVKVNPFLKEYHCHQCGRDFSHKAFLKAHQKVHASVESQMSFSCTKCDRRFRKKSSLNKHMHNHLARTNYPCPVCGEEFEIKGSLHTHIRSHPGERFPCKYCNQRFLKIDAYLKHVDRHTVVTPYYCEKCKVYQLTQRGFLLHQKRHARTDLEMHLAKTGPVVVKKGRPLKYPAKMKNLPQQGEAKPQVDSEVPEPNLTLQSLCDTPLEASGEDPLHETTGPSDEAEMEEEEEEEETSPEIEIEEASDDNLEESTNDQEIGGPDLPLDLLTVP, from the exons atgattcacaaatgtgcAGTGGCTGGCTGTCCAAACAAATCGGACACAATTATTCATTACACATTACCAGAGGAGCTAAACAGACGTCGACAGTGGACACAGTTCGtggaaagaggaggaaaagaagagaacgTCTCTGTCTCAAGTAGAATCTGTGGTAGCCATTTCGCAGAAGACAACTTCACTAAATTGGATTTGGGATTCACAACGCGGTtgatattaaatgtaaatgcaatccCCACCATTTATCCAGAAGAACTCGTAGaacagcaaaataaatctgaC caCCTTCCACTAAGAGAAAGTTACATAAATGGAACTGAGAACATTTCTTTACAATTTTTGAAAGAGGAGCCGTTTGAAGATGATATGACTGGCGAGCCGGTTGAAGATTACATGACTGGCGAGCCGGTTGAAGATGAGATGAGTGATGAGTCATTTAATGTCGTAAAAGTTGAACCACATGATGAAAATGGATATGTTGATTCATCATTCGAGCAGACCAGTGAAGACAGCATGCTCAGTGGTGACCCTGGCATCACAACAGAACCTTTTCAGCAACATGATGATCGGAAACCATTTCACTGTGTTTACTGTGGCGAAGGTTTTCTTAACAAAGGGGTGCTTAAGCAACATGAGCTTAAACACAAAACCGTGAAAGTGAACCCCTTTCTGAAAGAATATCATTGCCATCAGTGTGGAAGGGACTTTTCTCACAAAGCATTTTTGAAAGCCCATCAAAAGGTTCATGCCAGTGTGGAGTCACAAATGTCCTTCAGCTGCACTAAGTGCGACAGGCGATTTCGCAAAAAGTCAAGTctcaacaaacacatgcacaatcacCTGGCTAGGACAAACTATCCTTGTCCAGTGTGTGGAGAAGAATTTGAAATAAAGGGTAGTCTCCATACCCATATCAGGTCACACCCCGGAGAGAGGTTTCCCTGTAAGTACTGCAACCAGAGATTTTTAAAAATCGATGCCTACCTGAAACACGTGGACAGGCACACTGTGGTAACCCCGTACTATTGTGAGAAATGCAAAGTCTACCAGCTCACCCAGAGAGGCTTCCTGCTGCATCAGAAAAGGCACGCCCGAACTGACCTGGAGATGCACCTGGCCAAGACTGGGCCAGTGGTGGTGaaaaaaggcagacctctaaaGTATCCTGCTAAAATGAAGAACCTGCCCCAACAAGGTGAAGCTAAACCACAAGTGGACTCTGAAGTTCCTGAACCGAACCTGACCCTGCAGTCACTCTGCGACACACCGCTGGAGGCGTCTGGTGAAGATCCATTGCATGAGACTACAGGGCCCTCAGATGAAGCtgaaatggaggaggaggaggaggaggaggaaacatCACCTGAGATTGAAATAGAAGAGGCCTCTGATGACAATCTTGAGGAATCTACAAATGACCAAGAGATTGGAGGCCCAGATCTCCCTTTAGATCTCTTAACAGTACCTTGA